The Hippoglossus hippoglossus isolate fHipHip1 chromosome 16, fHipHip1.pri, whole genome shotgun sequence genomic sequence TAcctactgaaaaaaacattcaccaCTGAAAAAGGTTCTTAACGGTTTTTCAACTAAAGCAACCACACATTTAGCCAGAAAtgatgttatttgtgtgtttacttgtgaaaaataaataaatagacacaaCTCCACCCACCTGATGAACCCATGACTACAAAAATTTTGAATGTAGCTCTCTTCACAACAAGACAGACGCAGGGCGCTCTCGTCTCTCTCGTGACTCTGCGCCATGATGCCATGACACCAAACTCCAAACACTGGATGCCAAACGCAGTGAGAACTATTTGAATAAACACAGTACAAAACACTTAATAAATATTAAGTGCCgacattaaattatatatgtgtatatataaaaaatgtttgcacCCCACACATAGGATATGGGTGGTATGTCTTTATTAAGCTCGAGTCCTCTACCAGAGGCCTGGGAGTTTGAGGCTTCTGCCCAGTATTTTAGCTGGTCCTAGGACTGTGCTCTTCTGGACAGAGACTTCAGATGTTGTACCTGTATCTGCTGGAGCCCCCCCTCCCATGCTTGGTGGTTACAGCCCCTAATGCTCCTACTATCACAGGGATCACATTGCATTTCACCTTCCACATCTGTTCTAGCTGTTCTTTCAGCCCTGGGTACTTCTTAATCTTGTCCACTATGTCCGGTTGGTTAACCAGCAGCCGTTTGTCAGTCAGGAATCTGAAGTCCCACAGGATCTCAGCTCTGTTGTTCTCAACCACCTGTGGTGTTAGGTCCCATCGGGACTTGGGTTCCCTCTAATCCACACCTGGCACAGATGTTCCTGTACACTACCAGGCACTTGGTTATGCCTCTCAGTGTACGCTGTCCCCGCCTGCATCTTACACCCTGCTACTATGTGCTGGACTGTCTCAGGGGCGTCTTTGCAAAACCTGCAGCACCTTGTCGTGTCTGCTGTGGTAGACCCTGGCCTCTATGGATATTGTGCTTATAGGGCCTGTTCTTGTGCTGCCATGATTAGTGCCTCTGTCAGACCAGCCTTTTTCAGCCACTGGTAGGATTTCTTGATATCAGCCACTTCCTCTATTTGTCAGAGGCACATGCTGTTCAGGGGCTTGTCCTTCCATGATGGTtcctattcctcctcctcctcctcctcctcatcatttgGTTTCTGCTGTCTGAGGTATTCACTTAGCAGCTCATCACTTGGGGCCATCTTCCTGATGTAGCCCTATAGATTTTCATGGCCTCATCCTGGATAGTGGTTTTGACGCTCACTGGTCCTTGGCCTCTCTCCTTTCACTCAGTGTACAGCCTCAGCGTGCTGGACTTGCATAGTGAGGAGCTTCCTTATCTTGATATCAGTAGCCTCTATCTCCTCATTTGGCCGGGTTATTACATCCGCTGGGTATCTGATGACTGGCAGTGCATATGTGTTGATGGCTGGGACCTTATTCTTTCCATTCAGCAGACTTTTCACGACTGGCCTTACCCTGTGTAGGTATTTGGCTGTGGCTGATTTCCTTGCGGCCTCCTCATGGTTTCAATCTGCCTGTGGAATCTCAAGGTATTTGTAGCTGTCCTGTTGCCTTTGGGTAGGTTAATCATCTTGCCTCTCTTTTTATACCACATATATCATTTTAACTCAAGTGACAGGCTGAACGTCTGATAAGCCCCCTCTGTAATGACACAGAGCCTCAAATGATGCCTTTGTTCTCATAATATTGTgactttattattgtaaaatacagCTTTATTCTTTGAAATTGTAGTATTATATCTTGTAATATCACAACCTATATATATGTAGTGTTATAATAATGTAgtacaatataaaaatgtgaacTAATGCTTATAACATTTCCGTAATCTATTATACCTTTTTCCTGTTACACATCagattttaatcattttaaccTTACATcaaattaatcatttattcatttgattattcatttggcggctgtggctgaggggtagagcggtcgttctccaacctgaaggtcggcagttagatccccagtcttccccatctgcatgccgaagtgtccttgggcaagatgctgaaccccgaattgcccctcatagaacaacaaagtgctgctaatagatgcactgtatgaatgtgtgtgtgaatgggtgaatgtaaaactgtactgtaaagagctttgagtggtcatcaagactagaaaagcgctatataaatacaaaaccatttaccatttacttttTGCGTGAAGTTGTGATGTTGCttaagataattttttttttaccttttaatcATTTAGGTGAAAACCTACTTATTGGTTGAATAAAAAGGCCCTTAATATAAATGCAGGATAGCAATAACGTAATCATGTGACATTGGGGTTTTGAAATATTAAGGAGGATAGAGATCAAAGTGCTACAGGACTGACCGATCAGGCTCCATTTATTCATCAACACCGCCGCTGTGTGGCTGACCAGAGTATTGCATGCAAGACGACTATAGGAACTATTGTACACAGCAGTGTTTCCCCCCGGAACCTAATCTGTGACGGTGAGCTCAGTCAGATCAGCAGCTCTGCTGTCGATGACGACACGTCGAGGTCAGTTCATTCAGAAACTTTGCCCGCAACTTCAATAAGTCGCGTGTAGTGACGTCATGCGGTGCTTTGTCGTCATCGGCACTTAACGACAACTTCCAGTGAAGTTGTTTTTCGTGTACGACGCAGTGAGTGCGTGACGTGTGGTGCAACGCTGAGAGGTGTAAGTTCATACTGAGACTGTAGCTTAGCATGTTAGCACGGAGGACACTGCTGCTCAACGAGTTAAAGACGGGTTTTCATGTGGCGTAAACATTTGGTGTTGTTtatggtgcgtgtgtgtgtgtgtgtgcgtgcaggtgACAGACCATGAGCAAAGAGTCCAGAATGAAAGCCTCAGTAAACCAGAAGCTGACAGAGATGGGCGAACGAGAGAGGTGAGACATACAATGACAAAGAGCTGTTCAACAAGTGAGCTGCTGGAAGTCTTAAATAGAGTCAACACTTTGACTAGTTTCTGTTATTTCACATGGATTTAATGACATTGGGGTCCCtcaaagggaaataaaatcTGAGGTCTGGAGATTTatataacaagaaaaaaagtcatagcCAGAAAAGAGGTTGTGATCttaggagagaaaacaaatctaTATTTCAAAGAATAAAGTCGTACTTTTGCAATAATAAAGTCGCAATATTATGAGagtaaagtcataattttaggcTCCGTGTCCTTCCTGAGGGGGGGGATATCAGAAGTTCAGCCTGTCACCTGAATGAGAAATGTGGAGCACTTGAAAAATAATATCATCCATGTCGTttaaagcccctacaaggagtttttaactggttatgaaacgCTCTTATTTTAATGTTGCTCCCTCTTTCtgacctacaacagcaaatgagacaattAGGGAGAAACTTGACTTTTTCTATAAACTGTTCTCAATGTCTCTGGTCGGGACGGATTAGTCTCAGGTCAGAGTAGTGATATACAGCAGTCAGGCTGGAAAAGCCTGGAAAAGCCTGTGTTCaggcggagggagaggaaacaggaggtgGGGGTTCCTCgctaggctaaaggctaaccCGTACAGACCAGCACTCCAGTCAGTTCCTCACCAACTCCACGTCTCTTACAAACAAGAAGAGTGACATCAGAATAACAACTACAATCCCTATGCATCCcgcaaacagctgtgtgtaatGGTGTGGTTTGATATTCCAGCCAACTTTAAGCCTCTATACATTGAGTGACTTACTTGGTATTGTCTCAGGTGGGATGTTCCATTTGTCCACAAttagaggaggggggggagtaTGGATATATTTAATCCACCTTGTCCCCTGGTCACTTTGGTACGTGTGCCAAGGAATCTCAGTCTGCATTTGGAGCTGAGGGAGGCAATGGTCTGAGAAGAGGATGTAAACTGATTACAGTAAAACTCGTTATAGTAAAAACAATCTAAAGAGAGCTGCGGTGTCGTGGTGTTTTCTTGGTGTGTGTCCTGAACTTGCTACATGTGTCTTTTACATGTTACCGTGGAAACACTACCACTTGTGTCCACAGAGGCgccaaaatcaatgaaaatgaaaagttccttgTAGGAGCTTTAATTGAAACAAAGTTGGATGGCTATTTGTGACAGTTTCAAATGAAATAGTCAACTGTTTATTATGTGAATAACAGTTTCAGTAAAAAACTAGTATCATTGAATGACCCGGAACACACATTAGGAGTCATGTTTTTTGACAAATATGCATTAACATGAGCCACAGTCCTTCACTTACTAATCATGTAAGAAATTAGGATCATGTGATAAATTCAAGACAAAAATcccttttaattttaaatgtaataaacattGAAAACGTAAAAAAATGATCAGTGCTGAAAAATTCCGGCCTTCGGCTGAAACCCCTGGTGTGTGTACTGATATTGGAATCATACCGGAGAGAGgcacttttatgtttttattgatagTTGATATCGCAGAGGGCAGAGATGTGCCTGTGCTGCCATGTTCTCATATGTCCCTGCATCTTATCGACAGACTGAAGGAGTTACTGAGAGCTAAGCTCACTGAGTGTGGGTGGAAGGACCAGATGAAGGCTCACTGCAAAGGTAAACCTTCAGTACTGTTGTTAAAACACAAGGTTCATGTTCTTCCTGAGTTTTCACAGTTCTTTAAACTTATCTAAAAGGACATATTCATctatatattcacattttacttttactttctggTTTTTCTCTCTTGTGCTGTTGACCCAGTGTTTTCATAGTGATTTTTAAACATTGTTACATTCTCTTCTACATATATTTTGCAGAAGTGATCAAAGAGAAGGGCTTGGAGCATGTCACTGTGGAGGACCTGATGGTAGAGATCACTCCTAAAGGAAGAGGTAACCGCAGCTTGTATTAGTATAAAGAATTAAAGGTACAACAGTTCCccaaaaaatgaagccaaatcctctcaATCGCACCCTGTCAAAATGCATTTCCTGAAAagtcctctcttcttctcaaaacagtaaacacaaactCCACAATTAAAGCTACACACATTAAACCTTTGACTTGTCTTGCAAAAATCAAACAATCGATTCAAAACTATTTTATCTAACATACAGTTGTCAGATAACATACAAATCAAATTACCTATCAATCATTACACATTACATAAATAATGCAAAACACAATTTTTGCACATTTCTGCACTTATGAAAACTTAAATGTAAACAAGAAAACCTGCAGCTAAAACAAAATCAGCATCATGCCTCTAAGCCGGGTTAGACCACAGAACTTCAGCACAGGCAATCCTCTCCCTTGCTAAGAAACAGGTGAATCCTTTGCTCGGCAGAATCCAGTCTTGAATAGATTCAAGACGCTGCATTGACCTGAGGAGATTTTCCTGCGTATCGGGGTTTCAGCCATACACTCTCCACTGTCGTGCTGAGAAAGGTTTAGGAAGGAAGAGTATGGTGGAAGgcaaacataaagaaaatgcaGGTTATTAATAAaccattcaaatattttttgaacAGACGTCCCGAATGACAACATAAACAAGTTGCTCTGCCTGCTCATGTCTGAGCAAAGCATCATGCAgaccagtggtcaccaacctttcagagcccaagatcactttttcaTTCAAAACATAAGCCCACCCTGATATCTACCAAAAAAACCACTTAGAGggtcatatttataattttttgcaatttctgttaaaggctaaatgtacgagcataaatatacacaaagaaaggcagttcTGAAAGtgcagaaagtgttgcaaccgtatatatatttttgtgacataaattcaacagataaacattaaaactcaggtgaaggatcattttctctgtttattctgcagtgaaccaatgtttatctgtctatgtcacaaacgtatttacaacacttcccaaacccctttcaaagtaaaagcccaccatccatttgttccaacggggctttgattgttatggacagaccggaagatgcacgtcttcataccgtcgagtcctgacatttactttagtacataaTCCaacttgtattgaaggaaaatgcaggagataaacctgcagccaGTAGCGAACACACAGCGCGTGCGAACAACAGGCAACCGACACACAACTGATCTGTGAGTCCAGAGAGTCACAGCGATCGACGGTGAAGGTTTTAGAGGTCGACCGatagatcgcgatcgacgggttggcaACCACTGATGTAGACCATCCAGAAATGTTAGAAGACAGTCAGTGTGTGGTCCGAACATGATTGGACACTTTGAGTCTCAGAGTGTTAACGATGACAACAGGGTGTCAGTTGTGTTTAACCTTTGGAGCTTTAGTGTGTCGTCCTGGGTCAAAGTGCACCACACTGCTAAATGTGTGTAGTGAATGAGAATGTGCAAAAGGTGAGCAGtgttaaaaatgtttccaactGCTGACAGTTTTGTTGAGAAAATGGGGTTTAGTGTTTTGGAAattcataaaaactgaaatgctatgaaacgtcatgattgacagctgagactgacttgtgattggtaGAGTGCCTGTATTGGTGGGACCGTGATATTgcagctccacaccacgatcactactgcgctGACTCTAAATGAAGTGCAGGGTTGCAGAGTTCGTATCCTGGACATTTTAGCTCCATTTCTGCACAACAGAagaaagtggagatgtgtcgtccatctttataaacagtctatggctTAGACACAGAAGCGTTACAGTACCACACTTTGTTCTGTATTTGTGCCAAAGAATGAGTCCTAGtcactgatttctttttttcttgcagcCTTGGTGCCAGACAGCGTCAAGAAGGAGCTTCTCCATAGAATAAGAGCCTTTTTAGCTCAGCACGCCACATAATTCAGATTTTTaccatttgtcattttaatcagACCACTTGCCTTTACTTTGAATTAATAGATTTACTTGAATTTTCAGCGACATTACAGTACTGACACACACTTGGCTATTTTggagtgtgttttttctgtggctACAGTTATCACATGTTTGTAACTGCACTTACCTTGCACATTCAGATGACCTTTGTATAtgagaaataaagtttttgatTTGTTGGATTTGAGAGGACAAAGTGATTTATTTCCTAACAAGGGTGTCAGGATAAGATGAGGTGATAAAGCAGACATGAGGTGAAGTATTTGACCCTGTCCTGTATAGAAAAAATTGAAACAGTTGCAGCTGTGCAGATGTACGATAATGTATTTGAAgagcattttagtttttctggaTTCTGGATTTCTTGTCCCCGTTAgtggtttttatatttaataggCATTTTTATTGAAAGGgcatttttattgaatttagTCTATGCAGTGAACACTTACTGACCTTAAAACGTTTAAGTGTTTAACATGATACCTACAGTATGTCCTGCAACATCTTGTTTCCAGCAGTGCAATATGTACTCTGATCCTTCACTTAGGTTAAAGTAGCAATACCACACTGGGCCCGAAATAGCCccatgtgtgttgtgtcattcTATTACATTATACTGgattttgtgtgagtgtgtgtgactgagtgcTTGGTCttggtattactcatgttgtggggaccacAGTCTGTTCATATAGGCTTATGATGGTGACTTATCTTCATTTTAGGGACAGAAAGCAAGTCACCATAATGTAAActattaaagtttattttggaGACATGTTTTATACGTTTGTATATGTTTTATAATTGTGTAAGGTATTGGCCTTTACCATATtaagtgctttgagataatgtatgttatgattatTGAGTTTtaaggttagaattaggttagatGTATGGAACAGCCTTCTTACAAGACAATtcctaaaaatgaaaaaagcaactcagaaatacaaaaatataccTCATGACAGCTATAAATTTTCCTTGGataaattaacattaaaaaggAGACATGTGCTTCAGGGTGGTCCCTTCAGGCCGTTTGCTGTCAGGTCAAAGTCAGAGGGAAGAAAACACATGTAGCTGCTGTGTGTCATTGATGACAAGCATCATGGCGGCTGTGAGGAGAAAAGTAGATACATATTGTTGTGCTTTCCTTAAAAAGTGGTAGACATACCAGTGGGCCTAGTTTGCAGGAATATGGTTGCAATGATGAAAAAGAATAATCTCAAACATTACTACATGCAGCTAAACAAATCATCTTGGATTAAAATAAATCCTCTTCCGTGGAGCTATGGTTGTCAACAAGCAATTTATATCACAAGATGCATTCTGGCAGCAACAATGTTCTGCAGGTAAGTTTTGTGTTGAGTCAGCTGATATCTAAGACGAGAAATCGTATTCAGAGAGAGAATATGTGAAAGgctgtgttgttgctgctgtggagctgtgcAACTAAAGTGAAAGAGTTCTTAAGTCTCTTGGAACGGTCGCAGAAGGGATCAGTGATATGGCACAGGATAATGGAACAAAGTATTTCTCTCTTGTCTGTGCTGGAACTGACCATCTAGCCATTTGTCATAGAATTACTGCCAAGTTTGATAAAAGGGAGGGATTACTGCTGGTGCAAACAATGCATGGTACCACCAAAGCTGAGAATTTGTTTGAGCAACGTGTTTagctaaataaaacatctgcaaaGGTGGAGTAGAGAGACGAGACACAAGTCGAATGtttcttcacacaaacactttgtgtagatgttttaggtccagacaacattATGGCTAATCtctaacagctatctgcatatcAATTTTGATTAATTCAAAATCTGATTGCCGATAGTCTGTTAAACTGCAGACAACCAAAGCCTagatgtgattggtcaaaccaGAATCTTGTCCCTCGCCTGCAGATTCTgtagattcacacacacactgtttatatGAGATTAGGTTAAGAAGTTAGAAGAaggtaagtctccaggaaataaTTGTAAATTTATAAGTGAGTGTAATTTCCTCTGAAGACATTGAGACACAACTCtatgtgggtgggtgtgtgtttttgagtaatctttGCAGATCAGAAGTAATATAAATGATTAATCCTagtaagtagtagtagtaagtAATGTATCAGAGGTAAACTTGTACTGATAAGtattattttcacattcacaaagCATAAAATGACTCCTAAACATCGTTTTTGTTCCTTTTGATAATTGTAAACAAGAGTGATTGTTCACAGGGAGAGGTGGAGGCACCAGAGGACAATTTGCATTCACCAAAACTGGTTGTTGGGTGGTCTCAAGATCtttggtgtgtggtgtgtgtggtgtgtgaaaTGAACAAGTGCACGCAAGTGTTCCAGTGAGAGTCAGTAATTTGACAAGTCCAAAAAACATAAGCTACATTGACCGTGACATGTCAGACaaagttaaattcaaatttCTCCTCATTTTTACGTCATGCAACTTCAGTTCAGGTAAATTAATGCGGGACTATATTACGGGGATGTTTGATCCTTAAGGAATCTTTGTCTCACTTTATTCCGTCCACATGCTAAACCACATCATTTAGTTTTGTTGATAGATCTCTATAGTTACTCACACACAATGCCTAACTGGTTATGGATTACATTTGCAGAGGCCACGAACCCAAGGCAGCATGCCCCCTTCGGCACGAGCAGCACATTAGTGGGTAGTGAGTGAGTTGGTGCTGGTCACCCGCCCaagacagagtgtgtgttttcttagcCGAAGGACCTGCTGTGACATCAGCCCAGGTGACAACATGCTGATATACAGTGCTGTTGCGGAGGCCAGATGTAACGCACCCCTCCAGCCCTGCACACACGCTCCCTTAATGGCCTACATCAATCCCCATGTTATCAGCAGATCTCTCTGGGCCCCCGCATATAAAGGAGGTTCTGCACTGCAGCTCACCGCAAACCAGCACTGGATAGAATTACCAATG encodes the following:
- the eny2 gene encoding transcription and mRNA export factor ENY2, with amino-acid sequence MSKESRMKASVNQKLTEMGERERLKELLRAKLTECGWKDQMKAHCKEVIKEKGLEHVTVEDLMVEITPKGRALVPDSVKKELLHRIRAFLAQHAT